The following coding sequences are from one Chanos chanos chromosome 12, fChaCha1.1, whole genome shotgun sequence window:
- the cacng7a gene encoding calcium channel, voltage-dependent, gamma subunit 7a isoform X2: protein MSSFSTRALTLLSSVFGACGLLLVGVAVSTDYWLLMEEGIVLQQNQTTEVKMALHSGLWRVCFVTGPEKGRCVASEYFTEPEIEITTENTANILKMVRTATPFPMVSLLFVFTAFVISNIGHIRPQRTILAFVSGIFFILSGLSLVVGLVLYISSINDEVMNRPREPEQFFHYHYGWSFAFAASSFLLKEGAGVMSVYLFMKRYAEEEMYRPHPALYRPRLSECSDYSGQYLHPESWPPPQRGRSVSEVSSDISIQLNQTPPPPPPKVPPPHYHAHMRMGASPC from the exons ATGAGTTCGTTCAGCACCAGGGCGCTCACGCTTCTCTCCTCCGTGTTCGGGGCCTGCGGCTTGCTCCTGGTCGGGGTTGCCGTGTCAACGGATTACTGGCTCCTGATGGAGGAGGGAATTGTGCTACAGCAGAACCAGACCACGGAGGTGAAGATGGCTCTGCATTCAGGCCTCTGGAGGGTCTGCTTCGTCACCg gGCCAGAGAAAGGGAGGTGTGTGGCATCTGAATACTTCACTGAGCCAGAAATAGAGATCAcgactgaaaacacagcaaacatactGA agatggTAAGGACAGCCACGCCCTTTCCCATGGTTTCCCTCCTGTTCGTTTTCACCGCCTTTGTCATCAGTAACATTGGACATATCCGCCCCCAGCGCACCATCCTGGCCTTtgtttctggaattttcttcattctctcaG gtCTAAGTCTGGTGGTGGGGCTGGTCTTGTACATCTCCAGTATAAATGATGAGGTGATGAATAGACCCAGAGAGCCAGAGCAGTTCTTCCACTACCACTACGGCTGGTCCTTTGCATTTGCCGCTAGCTCCTTTCTCCTTAAAGAG GGTGCGGGTGTGATGTCTGTGTACCTGTTCATGAAACGCTACGCTGAGGAAGAGATGTATCGGCCCCATCCTGCTCTCTATCGCCCCCGTCTGTCGGAGTGCAGCGATTACAGCGGGCAGTACCTGCACCCAGAGTCCTGGCCTCCTCCGCAGCGCGGCCGCAGCGTGTCTGAGGTCTCCAGTGACATCTCCATCCAGCTAAACCAgactcctccaccacctccacccaa GGTACCGCCTCCCCACTaccacgcacacatgcgcatggGTGCCTCGCCCTGCTAG
- the cacng7a gene encoding calcium channel, voltage-dependent, gamma subunit 7a isoform X1 gives MQMSSFSTRALTLLSSVFGACGLLLVGVAVSTDYWLLMEEGIVLQQNQTTEVKMALHSGLWRVCFVTGPEKGRCVASEYFTEPEIEITTENTANILKMVRTATPFPMVSLLFVFTAFVISNIGHIRPQRTILAFVSGIFFILSGLSLVVGLVLYISSINDEVMNRPREPEQFFHYHYGWSFAFAASSFLLKEGAGVMSVYLFMKRYAEEEMYRPHPALYRPRLSECSDYSGQYLHPESWPPPQRGRSVSEVSSDISIQLNQTPPPPPPKSGGPSNPPSSGPSSGASFHLPAHSSSSSSSYPHDLHSPHAGGPAPQALPLVTPPSPVPPPHYHAHMRMGASPC, from the exons ATGCAGATGAGTTCGTTCAGCACCAGGGCGCTCACGCTTCTCTCCTCCGTGTTCGGGGCCTGCGGCTTGCTCCTGGTCGGGGTTGCCGTGTCAACGGATTACTGGCTCCTGATGGAGGAGGGAATTGTGCTACAGCAGAACCAGACCACGGAGGTGAAGATGGCTCTGCATTCAGGCCTCTGGAGGGTCTGCTTCGTCACCg gGCCAGAGAAAGGGAGGTGTGTGGCATCTGAATACTTCACTGAGCCAGAAATAGAGATCAcgactgaaaacacagcaaacatactGA agatggTAAGGACAGCCACGCCCTTTCCCATGGTTTCCCTCCTGTTCGTTTTCACCGCCTTTGTCATCAGTAACATTGGACATATCCGCCCCCAGCGCACCATCCTGGCCTTtgtttctggaattttcttcattctctcaG gtCTAAGTCTGGTGGTGGGGCTGGTCTTGTACATCTCCAGTATAAATGATGAGGTGATGAATAGACCCAGAGAGCCAGAGCAGTTCTTCCACTACCACTACGGCTGGTCCTTTGCATTTGCCGCTAGCTCCTTTCTCCTTAAAGAG GGTGCGGGTGTGATGTCTGTGTACCTGTTCATGAAACGCTACGCTGAGGAAGAGATGTATCGGCCCCATCCTGCTCTCTATCGCCCCCGTCTGTCGGAGTGCAGCGATTACAGCGGGCAGTACCTGCACCCAGAGTCCTGGCCTCCTCCGCAGCGCGGCCGCAGCGTGTCTGAGGTCTCCAGTGACATCTCCATCCAGCTAAACCAgactcctccaccacctccacccaaAAGCGGCGGCCCTTCGAATCCTCCGTCCTCAGGTCCCTCCTCAGGGGCAAGTTTCCACCTCCCTGcacattcctcctcctcctcttcctcctacCCTCACGACCTCCATTCCCCACATGCCGGTGGCCCTGCGCCCCAGGCCCTGCCCTTGGTCACGCCCCCTTCTCCGGTACCGCCTCCCCACTaccacgcacacatgcgcatggGTGCCTCGCCCTGCTAG